DNA from Castor canadensis chromosome 3, mCasCan1.hap1v2, whole genome shotgun sequence:
aacaaaacctcgaaaaccaaaacaaccaacaGAAAATActagtctgggttacatagcaagtaaGGAGCACCAGTTCTCAATCCCAAATCAAGTGAACAGTCTCTCACGTTCTTTTGCCCAGCCATTTGCTTGCCCAGCAAGAGCTCCCTTGAAACCTAGCTTTCTTCCCATTTGGTATACCTTAGGCAAATTTCTATCTCAACAATTTCTCTTTAGCAGATCTTGAATCTtaaatcatattttcttcatcctaTACCATTTTCCCAAGTAATCCCTATGCTTTCCAGAAAACCGCCTACCGTAACCCTGATTCCAAGTACACCCTCCCTGCTTGCCCAGTACCCTTGTTGTGGGCTGCCTGTCTCCACAGCAGCTGGGCAATAGAACTCGTCCACTTCAGTTTGATCTCTGGGGAGGTTGCCTGCAGAGTGTATGCCTCTCGTGCACGCCGCCGCCGAAACCACAGCTCAAAACACAGCCCACTGTCCCCGATGTTTTCAGTCAGCCCCATGTCAGCAGTCTGAGGGAGGATGGAGGGGAGTGGATGAAGACAAAATAGTCCTGGTGAGGGGGGACCATGTGGGCAAGCGCTACACCTGGCCGAGCATCTGGTAGATGCTTAGTAAAAATTTTCCTGACACCTATCAGGTACGTGTAGCCTTCACCATAATTTATGGACAGGGAAATGAGGCTGAGAGACATGCAGCATCTTGCCCAAGGGCTTACAGATTATTAGTTAGGATTCAAACCCATATCTTTGTTGTTCCAGAGGTAGGCCTTTTACTCTGAAGAGCTGGATCTAGTGTACGAGGACAGAGTTTAGGAACCTTTAGAACCACTCTGCATTGCCTGCCCACAGGACCATAGGTTACTATGGATGGCTATCTTGTTGGCTCCCTAAAGCAAGGGCTCCCTCTTGAGTTCTGTCAAATTAAGAAACATATAGTCCCCTTTCTCCTCATGCCCCAGGATCACCTCTAGCTAAAAAGAAGCGTGTGTTCCTAATGGGTAAGGTCCTCTTCCATTTTGCCTTGAAATGCCTCCTAATGCATGGACTAGAGGGAAAACCCCATGGAGCAGACCAATCACAGGGACTTCTGTCATCACCCGACACTCTAACTTGATGACTGATTATGGGCCAAAGCCTGTTTAGATGATGTAGATTCTGAACCTGGTTTGGGGTTGATGTTCCAGAACATTCTGAGTTCTCAACAAGAGTAGGAATACCTCCTTCTCCCACATACATACTGTAGGCAATGTACCTTAAAAGCCTGCTTGTAAACAAAGGTCTCTGAACCCCCCTCGGAGCCCTTGAGCTTGCTGAACAGGAGCAGATGCTCAAAGAGAAAGACATGGCGAAGGCACTTCTTCCGGCCACAGATGACAGTGAAAGGATCCCGATGCAAGAGCTGTCCCTGCTCCTTCAGATCTatctggggaaaggaaaaggaaaggttgTTGGCCCAGAAGCCACTTGTATGCATTTCATGGGGAGTAAAAACAGATTTACAGGGCAAGGGCCCTGAGGCACTGATCCTCAGGCAGAGTCAGGAATTGAGGGGAGTTTGAAACGAGGGGAGTTCTCAGCCTAGAATTCATCCATCGGTCACCATGCCTAGCACACTTGTCTAGCAGCACTGTCCTGCTCTGAAGATGGGAAGGTACACTGACTGTATAGTAGGGCTCACAGCCTCTCATAGGGAAGTCTTTGCATATTTGGGGACCTAGGAAGAGAACTAGGAAAGAACTGAGATAGGTCTGTCCTAGAGGAAGCAAGATTCCAACCTGTTCTGGAACCAAATGACTGGGGAGAGGACAGAGAATAAGGTATTCATTGGGTCCTGAGATGTAGGCAGAAATGTAGAGTAGCAGATAGGAAAGGTTAAGATTAGGAAAGGACTAGGAGTGCATAAGGCAGATGTAGTAGAAACATGAACATTGGGCAGGACATACTTCtttatttacaaatgaggaaacgaAGAGCCAAATTCGGTTCAGTGGTTCAATGAAGATCACCCATTCTGTTAGAGCTCAGGACCCTCAGACCTTGAGTCTGGTTCTCTCATCAACAGCCTACACTGCTTCTGAGACCAAAGGGTTTGAGCAGAAGTGACTGAAGCCAGGACCTTACCTCACAGCCTCGCACTGCCTCCACAGCTAGCAGATCTCTGCCACGGGCCTCTTGTTCCCGGAGCAACTGTATAGCAGCTGCAAGGGCCTGGCGCTCAGAACTCAGCTCAGGCCCAGCTTCCCGCAGGAGCTCCTCCAAGAACCTCCCATAATGAGCCAGCTGCTCCAGTGGCTGCTGCAGAGCCCGGGGCAGGCAGGGTCCACCTTCCATGGAGCCCTAGGGCAGGGAAGACAGATGATGAGGGGAGGGGCTGGAGCCTGTGAGGGCCAAGTTCTGGGGGTAGGCTGGGTCCAAGCTTATGGGTGTAGAGGAAGATCAGATACTGCCAAAGGTAAGGCAAAACCCTTCCCTCTAGAAAGCAAGCAGACAGGGGGCCTGTAGGAGATGCAACCATCCTGTGCAtccagaagggagagggagaggaaccCAAGTAATAAACCCATATGCAGGGTTTTAGCTTTTGAAATCACTTTCACATCTTTTGACATGAATTCTTTGGTTCTCAGAGCTCCCTGTGAGTTGGACGGTGAAAACTGCCCTCATCAACAAGtatagaaaatacccaacacaaaaaggactggtggagtggttcaagtggtagagcacctgcctagcaagcattgaggccgagttcaaacctcagtgctaccaaaatataataataataataataataataataataaagcagagGCCTAGAGGAGTCAAGAGTCTTGCCTAAGCTCCCTTAGGTGGGGACCTAGAAAAGAACCCAGCCTCATCTGGCTCCCAGTCCAATTCTGGGAGTTGATATGCTAGGATATTATTGGTAGGAGATATTCCTGAACACATCTAGTTAAACTTTCTTCCTTGAGGGAGTTCAGGGTAGAGTGGGTTTTAGgtctttcctgcttttcttctcttctcatgAGGGTTAGAGAAAATTTTACCTTGGCCGGGGGACTGAGCACAGCTAGACCATTCTCCAGTTTGTGTCGGTGCTTCACGAACTGGGCATAGAGGTTGAACTGGTCCCCCTGCACCAGTAAAGAAGAGGTAAGGCATCCCTGGTGAGGCCTCTGCAGACAAACCGTTCCTTTCCCCTCATCATCCTCACTGCAGCCCAAAGGAGGAACAGGTCACCAGGGAGCATTCAGCCTGCCAGGGAGTGAAGGGTTCCCTGTGGACAGGGTGAAGTCCAGGCAGCACTTGAGGACAAAGGTTAGTAGAGTGAGAGGGACCCAGAGAGCAGGGCTGGGCTCCAGAGTGCTGGACCTCTCATGGAGAAGGGGGGCAGTGAATGTTGAGCAGGGCCAGGTGGATGGAAAGGGAGCGGACTTGGAAGGAATTTTAGAGGGTCACTCACATGGCGAAGGAAGCAGGCCCCGATGCGCAGGGGGTGGGTGGCGCAGCCCTGAAGCTCCCGCAGAAAGTGTGTCCGATGGAAGCTGCGAAGCCTCTCCCGGGCACTCAGGGCAGCGGCCCAGGTGCCCCTAAGCTCAGGAGTCAGCTCAGGCCCGGGTGGCGGTGCCGGCTCACTCAGAATGGTCACATACTCTTGTTCACAGGCAATCAGTTCAGACACCAGACGCTGCTGGGCACTGCAGGGACAATCAGAGCAGCAGAAGTGTCACCTGGGCATGGAATGAAGCCCCTACCCCCAACAATGTCATCTTCTTTAACTGCTGGATAGTTGGGTCTGCCTCTTGGGCATTAATCCAGCTGAGTTCTCACCTGATGCTTCGTTTGCGTTCCATCTGGGGGGTGCCTATTCCCCAGGGGCCATCTGGCCCCCCAGCCCGGCCCAGCAGCACATGTTCCCGTGGTGAGCATGTCCTGTCTACCACCTCGGTACTGGTGACTTCCAGGCCTCGGATCAGCACAGTCCTTGGGGGCCTGCCATTTGCTTCTGGAGCAAGTTCAGGGCCCTCATCCTCGTAATCCTCCCCACATGGGGCTAGGGAACAATGGGATGGGGCTGCCCATGGCCCAGGGCTGGTGGGGAGCAGCAGGGAGCTGAGGCTGGGTGAGGGGCTGTGAGAGCCCCACTGGGTCCCTGCACTGCTGGCACTGTCTGTCCGTTGTCGCCGGTGGCCCCGAGGACTGGCTTCCTCTCCCAGCTGTTGCTGGATCCTCCTTTCCAGCTCTTGGCAGCGAGCCCGGCAGTGACCCCATTCTCGCAGGGCTGCTGGACTGCCCAGGTCCAGGGCCAGGGCCCGCATCTCTTGGAAGGTGCCGGCACTGGGCTCTGGGGCTCGCCGTAGGGCTAGGGCTGCCAGCACGGCCTCACGACCCAGCCCAGCTACTGCTAGCCGAGCGAAGCCCTCATCCACCCACTCATGTGCCTACAAAGCCAAAGGGGATGGAGATGGGAGAGAAAGGGTGAGGACCTGTGCCACCCCCAAATGCATCTGACAACAGCTCTTACTTAGCCTCTTGCCCATGGTTCCTCAATACCTATCACGCTCTATCTTCTTACTGTACCAGCAACGCTGCCTAACCAGGTCACTTAGAGATGGTATGAACGACAGAGGAGCCAGGTATAGTTAGTATTTAGACAGAGAGTGTAAGTGGCAGGCTGGAACTGAGTGCTTTTAGATAGCTTCAGCATCCTTGAGAGGTAGATGCTGATGGAGGCACATTCAGGTTTAGTTCCTGTTGCAGGTCATTCAGCAAGTAGGAGGCCAAACTAACAGTCAAAGCCAAGGAGACTGGCTCCCTAGtccctgctttcttctttttaaggtactggggatgaacccaggcaactgctctgccacttgagagccacaccccagttcattttttaaactactttcagtttattcaaaataaaaatacacatagaATTATGAAAATATAGGTTGATTATTTGCACTAGGTAAGTCAGTGCTACTTTGCAAGGCTTGCAAATTGTTTTTCAAGTATTTGAAGCTGATCTCTGTCCCTTAATAAGTACACCAATATAGTGAATATACATTGGGTATTAATTTATGGAAGTAGCTCTCTGTTTACTTTgattttgggacagggtctcaatacctttttgcccatgctggccttgaacttgtgatctgaggattataagtgtgcaccaccatgcccagtcaccCCTGCTTTTAATGATTTACCCAATCAGCCCTTCAAGGCTAAAGTGAGGAAATGGCGATACAGAAGGCGGAGGCTCTGTACACACCTGCTGGAAGAAGCGTTGCAGCCGCAGGGCCCGATGGAGGCCACTCTCAACCTGCTCCAGGCGCTGTTCAAAGACATCCACGGCCTTCTGGGAAACAGTGTCCTCCTCCAGAGCCAAGGCCTCCCGGGCCTGGGCCAGGCGCTCCTGGAAAAGGGAGGCTGTGCTCAGGCCTGGGTTTCTCTCCCAGTTAGCCTACTCACAAGCCTCTTTTCCTTCTCACCTGAACTTCAGTGCTGAAAGCCCGGAATCGCAGCTCTGTCTCCTGCAGTGTAGACAGGGATTCCCCAAGCACAGTGAAGCTGGCCAGCTGCTCCTCCCCTGGGCCTGAGAGCCACTGCAACACCTGAAGCAGACGGAGCAGGGAAGCAGGGGCCCATGAAAGAGAAGACCATGAAGTGACCTGAATTTAGCTCCAGCTCTACTACCCCCATCCACAGGGAGGGGTTTAGAGTCAGGGCTAGGCTGAGATGATGAAATGGATAAGTCTGGCGAACCAAAGGCAGGATGTGGGTCAGCTGGGTAACTGAGGGCCAGGAGAAACTTCACACTTACTGTGCCCTGACACTGGACTGCTAGGCAAGGGTCCCAGGCACCAGGCCTGGAGATAACCCAGAGGTGGTTACGTGTGTAAGAATGAATGTGTGGCTGGCTCTGGTTGCCTATTATGAGGTTATAGGAACTCTCATGCTTGCTCTGAGATGTTTGACCAAAAAGAGATGGTaatttatttctctgaagaaaaggGAGAAGCTGGGATGGGGCAGCCTGAGGACAAGAAGTCTGAGAATGTTGCTAACAGTCAGTGCCAACAATAATCACGTTTATAGATTCTTTGCTGATCATCCTAAACAAACAATTAACAAATGTTAATTATTACCATACCCATTATACAGATGACGACTTGGGAACTCAAAGAAGCTTCATAACTTGTCCAATATCTTACAAGTGGCAGAGCTAGAACCCAAGCTAAGCCCTTCAACAGGGTTTTAAGTGGAGAGGGCCAGCTAGtaggaaaacaagcaaacagtagGAGATGACCCTTGGATACTGGAATAGAGGATTGTTGTTTCTTGCAACAATCCCGAGAAACAAAAAGCCTTGACTCCCCTTTAGCCTTGACCCCAGGTGACCCTTCCCCTGATCCATGAGGTGTGCACTCAACATGCCTGGGGCTAAGGAGGAACATCTAGATTTCAAAGCCCCCTTTACCCTATATGATATGGTGGAGAGCAAATCCTTATGGGGTTCTTAACCCCAGGAGAGAAGAATCAAGGTTCGAAGAAGCCAGTTTTATTCCTGAATCTTTCCCACAATGAGGCCTGTGGTTGCTCTTAGGGGCTTCAAATGTCCTCTCCTTCCAAGGTGAAGTTAGGGCCTTTCCAGCCTCCAGTTTGCCAGTTGAGGTAGCACTTGTGACAGTGTAGCTGAAGAGTCAGTATCAATAGATACCTATTTATGCTAAGGAGATAGGCACTCCAGAGTCAGGCAGCTCTTTCCAGAATCCTCTGGGGGACAGAGCATCTTTGACAATCTCTAGGGATCCCTGATCAAACACAAATAGAGGCAAGATGGGCCTCTCTTCTTTGCTGATGCTGAGAGGCTCCTGCCCTCTTGTTAAATCTCACACTTACTATGACCATCCTGCAGGGGAGGTGAGGAGAGTTCAGTCAGGCTGGAAGAAAACCATTAACGCAAAGCATCAGCAGAGAAGGGGTACCAAGGCCAGGCTCCAGGCTAAGTAGGGGCAGCACGGGGTCCCACTCACCTGCTGGAGTTGGTGCAGGCGTTGCCGCTGCTCCTGCTGCTGCACGTGTAGGTTGGAGAGGCGTACGAGCTGGTGGATGGCCTCATCCACCTCCTGGTATAGCATGGCTGGGCCTGGGCCCTCCAACCTGGGGAAGGAAGGGTGGGAATGAACCTATGACCTTGTCAAGTCCCTCAATTCTGTCTCTGAACCCCCAGCATTGTGGATCAGAGCATGGGCCAGACTCAGACTGTGTGGATTTGAACCCTAACTCCATTTATTGAATTAGATTGCCCAAGATATTTAACATTTCTGATCCTACAAATCATCATTTTGTAGTTGTAACTAGAACACAGGGATATTGTGAAGGCTGTAAGTGCAAAAGCCTGACATTCTGCCCACATATATGTACAGTAAGAAAGCTCTGGCAGCTTGGGTTTGCTGCAGCCCTCTGCCTTCTCACCCTCCCACTCCTAATGCCTCTGCACGCCCAGCTCTCATACTTGCTGCTGTGGGTGGAGCGCAGCCTCATCAGGATGGCTCCTCCATCCCTCTGTAGTGCTGTCAGCCGAGGGTCTGCCAGCACCTTCTGAAGGGGCTCCGGCATTCCCCCCACCTCCTGGGGACAGGGAGCAATAGACTGTTGGGGCTCCACTGGACAGGTCAGTGCCATCCCTATCCCATCCCTCACTGCCCCATCTCTCTTCATACCTCTCCTTCTGGCTCTGCTGCTCCCTCAAGCTCCTCAATGGCTTGCCGTACAGAGCCTAGCACACCTCGGCACAGGCTGCATAGCCTGGCCACTTCCTGAAACCCACAGGCAAAGTGGAGTTGAGGGTCAGGGTTTAGGACAAGGAAgaaaagccctagggtgagggtGGGGCAACACTGGACACTTTTAAGATAGGAATGCTGGGCTCAGTGACCGACTTGGTTGCTTACTAATTGTATGACACTAATTCAGGTCCAGAAAACCTGCACCTCATTTTCCTTAGCTGTAAAGTTGGAAGTACAAGAGGATTTTGTgagttttaaagaaatgatacCAGCCCAGCACCTGGCATGGGCCTGGCACATTGTACAGCTTAGTAAATGTGagtttccttttcctctgtttGCATTGGGCCTTTATCCTGCCAAACTCTCCTTTCTGCTTTTCGGGCTCACTTCTTTTGATATATAACATAAACTGTTGCAAACCTGCTGCTCATACTGGGCTTGGATTACGTTTATTCCCCTATTCCTGAATACTCACAGCACTTAAACTCATAGGGTCGTGGAAGTGCTGGGCCTTTAGAGATGACAGCACAATTGCTGCACTTTCCAGATGAGGGTCCTGAGGCCCAGATACTGATGTAGGTAGTAGTTATAGAAAAAGTACCATTTCTGGAAGTGAGgtaaagtaacttgtccaaggctTCATGGAACAAAAATCAACCTTTCAGTTCTCAGCTTTTTCCAGAAACCTAATATTATCTTACATTCTTCTCTAATAAGTTGTTTCATGACTTAATCTCCCATCAAAACATAGGTTACTTAATGCCATATTAAGAATTTAACATACTCCTCTCATGCCTCCCCAATAGCTTGTTGTGCAATGTACAATATTTTGTTTATGGTTGGTGagcaataaatattttcagaattgaATGGAATGAAAAGCACTTCTTCCCAATCCTATGGTCATGTCTTGAATCTGTCCTCTCCCCTAGAATTCCTCAGCTGGGTCATTCCTGGCTCCCAGGGTCCTGTGTGGTAGAGGGGAAGCTCACCTGATGTATCTCTACCCAATGGCTGGGAGAGGGGTCCCTGTGACCTCCCAAGTTCCACTGTAGCTCCTCTGGCTTGGCAACTCTTTTCAGATCATTCTCTGACAGAAGCTCAGCACCCTGCAGATATGTGAAGGCATAGGGTTTCTGCCTGGGCACCCAGGAATTCATAGAGCAGTCTGGGTCACCAGCcagcctcttttcctctctccactACTGATGATGGACTAGGTAGGAGTGAGTGGCTCAAACCTGAAATCCACAGAGTTCAGTACGAGGGGCACCATGGACGAGAATCAGCAGCCGCTGAATGAGGGGAGGGTCTCCTGAATCCTGAGGGCAGAGAACAGCCCTCATCAGTGGGCACTTGGGTAGCCTAGGAATGGCCACTAGAGTAGAGTGAGGATCTAGGGAAACAGCCTGCCTGAAAGGGATGGTTACCTGAAGTTGACTCAGGACGGGCATGAGTGCTGGAGGCAGTGGGGGCGCCTTGCGAAGGTCGAGCAGGACAGACAGCCCCAGTAACTGTAGATCAGGcctgtgggggaagggagagccaAAGAAGATGCAGTGTGTGTACTGGATAGATAGCAGAGAGGTCAGGGCAGAGGCACAGAGTCTGATTTAGTGTTGAGTTGTCAGGACAAGTCAGTGCCTGGTATATCTGGGAAGCAATGGACAAAGGGCCAACATCTGGGATATTTGTCTAAGAGGTGGTGGCCTAGCAATCCAGAACCTATATTCACACGGCTATGGAGTCAAGGGGCTAAGGCCTGGAAAGAATTCTGTGGTTTGGAATGGTACGATCCAATGCCAGCCTGTAGGATGGTGCCTAATAGGTACTTGGTATTGAATGATTGAATCAATGTCCTGATGACCCAGGTCATGTTGTGGGTCATCACTGTTGAGTGTCATTTTGAGGATCAGTGAAGATATCCTGGAAGTTACGGGCCAGTGAGGTCAGAGGTCAGTAGCTTAAAAATCTGAGGGTTGGAGGAGGAGGTATCCTAGAGGTCAGAAGGTCAGTGCCCAAGGAGATTCGGTCCTCATGACTTGGAAGGCTAATCCAGGGTACCAAGGCAGGTGGCAGTTACCTGAGAAGTGCGTGGAGGTAGTGAAGTGCAGCATTCAGAGTGTCTTGGGAGGGTGGGGGCTCCTCGGGAGTGCATGGTGGGGTAATGGTCAGCAGAGCTCGTCCACTCTGGTCCACCCCTCCTGAAGACATAAAATGGCCAGGCTGTCCTGGCTGGGAGCAGTCCTTGGCTACCTCCCTTCCACCCTTGCTTCTTCCTAAGCCCATCTCAACTGCTCCTCTTTCCCCAAGCCCCTTCCCTTTACCCACTGACCAGTCAGAACGAAGAATCCAGATGCCATCAAGTCCCAAGCTACATCAGGGCTGTCAGAGGTGGAGGCTGGAGGGGCCTCTTCTGGGGTGCTGTCTCCTTTTACTTCCTGCACTGTCTCCAGGGGCTGTGTTGGGGGGTCAGACAGGAGTGCCTCTGGGCCTGCAGATCCTGCACAGACACAGATAGAGCTACAGGCTGAAGTGAGGGTGGGTCTGGCTGTTCTGCTCCCGGCCTAACCCTTGCTTCTCCACCCACTTCCCCAGGCCCAACCTGTCCTGGCCCTTGCCCCTGGGCCTCAGTGTCATCTCACCTGCTGTACACGCCAGGCGTGAACCCTCTTGGGGTTCTCTCTCTCTGGCCCCCTCTTCTGAAGGCCCACAGGCTTCTAGGGATCCAGGCTCTTTTTCTTCAGATAGTATGAGCTCCTGTTTTGGCTCAGATTCTGGCTTTTCAGAGCTTTCATTCTCCTTAACCAGGCTGCCTTCTGGAAGCTCATGTTTATTTGGTGAGGGCAGATTGACAAGGGCTTCCTGGTGTCTAGTCTCTTCCTTGTCCTCAGGGCTGAATGGGGCACTGTCTCCTCCTCGGATAAGAGCCCCTCTGCCTGCAGCTCGTTTCTTTCTCCTGTTTCCTTTGCCTGTTCTCCGAGGAGTACCAGGTGGTCCTTCAGCCACCTGGCCTGCTCCTCCCCCAGCCTCCCCTGGCTGAAGGGGGCAAGATTCAGAGGCTTCCCCCAGGGCCTCTGCTGGAGGCTCGGACCCTTCCAGTACTGCTGCCTCCGGGACAGCCTGAGCTCCTGGGGGAGACCCAGTGCTGCTCCCCTCGCCAGGCGGGCGTGCCCCATCCTGGTCCCGAGGTCCCAGGCCCTTCTGGTGCATCCACGCCCGATGTCTCCGGTGCCGACCCTTGCCTCCAGCACTCTTGCGGGTAGGTACTGTCATGGTCCTGGAGGGACCTGAAGAGCCCTCAGCATCTGTAGGGCTCCCCCTTGCAGGCAGTGTCACCTCCAGTAGCTCCACGTACTCACCCTCTGGTCCTTCTGCAGGAGCATTGTGCCCATCCCCAGGACTCCGGGTGCCTAGCACCTCCTCAGAGAGTGGAGGGCTGGGAAGCCCTGGGGGTCCAGATGGCAGTCCTGGGGGCAGTGTGCCTGGCCGATGTCCAACCATGAGGCCCCCTTTCTGCACAAATCGTGGGCAGATGAGCTCAGCCCAGGGCAGCCGCTGAATCCCAGAGGGTGCAGACAGTAGGCAGGTGCTGAGACGACCTGTTGGCCGGTCCTTGTTGATGCCTTGTAGCCACTCAGGTGTGAATAGGTAGGCACAGGCCTCACTGGGCACAGGCAGCTCCTGCACCCGCCCACCCCCTGGGGCCAGACATTTGAGTGCCAGGCGAGGTGACTGGGCTGCTGAGGGCACCACCTGTAGGTAGAAGTCTCCTGGGCGCAGCAGCTGCCAGGGCAGGGCTGCTAGCTGCACCACCACCTGCTCGTGCAGACAGAGGGGCCAGCCCTCGTGGAAGAACAGGAATCCACTGTACTGGGCCTGAGGAGAGAGGTGGGGGCTGCATTCAGGCTTCTGCTGAAGAAACCAGcggaggggggtaagggagaatggGTCTATTTGAGGCCGTCCTGGCCTCATGCCTGGTAGACTTTAACACcagggcagagggaagggagatCTTGGGATGTTCATGTAACAGAGGAAGGGATTAGAACCCGTCAGCTTCCTTTGGTAGTTGGAAGCTTCTCTGGGAATCTAGTTCCATGTGTGGGAGGGTAAAAACCCAATCATTACAAAGACCTGGCCAGCAGATGCCAGTGTCTTGGAGGAATCAAAGACTCTTAGTATTGTATCTGTAGAAGTGGAGAGCTCTGCTGAGTCATGGCTGAGAGAGTATCTTGAGACATTCATATGAGTGGGAAATATCTGCAATTGGTTCTGGAAGGCCAGGGTCTTCTTGGGGATTGTTTGTTAGGGGTCAATATTTCAAAGAATATGAGTGTGCATGTAGCTGTTAATATGATGCTCAGTACCTCTGAGGGTCACATTCTGTGGGAGCTCAGCAAGCAAGGCTTAAGTGACCCTGTGGGTATCAGTATAGGGGAGGCTACTTCTCTGGGTAGGAGCCTAGCTCGGCTAAAGTGGGGCGGTGATTCTTACTTAGGGGAGGCAAAACAGGGATGAAcatggttggtggagtggctcaagtgctaagagtgcctgcttagcaagcatgagaccgtgagttcaaactccagtgcctcaaaaacaaaagaaaacagggatGCACAGCCACTCACACAGGCTTCCTGCTGGACCTTGGCAAGCAGGTGCTTGGCTGGTACCAG
Protein-coding regions in this window:
- the Arhgef40 gene encoding rho guanine nucleotide exchange factor 40 isoform X3 — translated: MEPEPVEDCVQSTLAALYPPFEATAPTLLGQVFQVVERTYREDALRYTLDFLVPAKHLLAKVQQEACAQYSGFLFFHEGWPLCLHEQVVVQLAALPWQLLRPGDFYLQVVPSAAQSPRLALKCLAPGGGRVQELPVPSEACAYLFTPEWLQGINKDRPTGRLSTCLLSAPSGIQRLPWAELICPRFVQKGGLMVGHRPGTLPPGLPSGPPGLPSPPLSEEVLGTRSPGDGHNAPAEGPEGEYVELLEVTLPARGSPTDAEGSSGPSRTMTVPTRKSAGGKGRHRRHRAWMHQKGLGPRDQDGARPPGEGSSTGSPPGAQAVPEAAVLEGSEPPAEALGEASESCPLQPGEAGGGAGQVAEGPPGTPRRTGKGNRRKKRAAGRGALIRGGDSAPFSPEDKEETRHQEALVNLPSPNKHELPEGSLVKENESSEKPESEPKQELILSEEKEPGSLEACGPSEEGAREREPQEGSRLACTAGSAGPEALLSDPPTQPLETVQEVKGDSTPEEAPPASTSDSPDVAWDLMASGFFVLTGGVDQSGRALLTITPPCTPEEPPPSQDTLNAALHYLHALLRPDLQLLGLSVLLDLRKAPPLPPALMPVLSQLQDSGDPPLIQRLLILVHGAPRTELCGFQGAELLSENDLKRVAKPEELQWNLGGHRDPSPSHWVEIHQEVARLCSLCRGVLGSVRQAIEELEGAAEPEGESIAPCPQEVGGMPEPLQKVLADPRLTALQRDGGAILMRLRSTHSSKLEGPGPAMLYQEVDEAIHQLVRLSNLHVQQQEQRQRLHQLQQVLQWLSGPGEEQLASFTVLGESLSTLQETELRFRAFSTEVQERLAQAREALALEEDTVSQKAVDVFEQRLEQVESGLHRALRLQRFFQQAHEWVDEGFARLAVAGLGREAVLAALALRRAPEPSAGTFQEMRALALDLGSPAALREWGHCRARCQELERRIQQQLGEEASPRGHRRQRTDSASSAGTQWGSHSPSPSLSSLLLPTSPGPWAAPSHCSLAPCGEDYEDEGPELAPEANGRPPRTVLIRGLEVTSTEVVDRTCSPREHVLLGRAGGPDGPWGIGTPQMERKRSISAQQRLVSELIACEQEYVTILSEPAPPPGPELTPELRGTWAAALSARERLRSFHRTHFLRELQGCATHPLRIGACFLRHGDQFNLYAQFVKHRHKLENGLAVLSPPAKGSMEGGPCLPRALQQPLEQLAHYGRFLEELLREAGPELSSERQALAAAIQLLREQEARGRDLLAVEAVRGCEIDLKEQGQLLHRDPFTVICGRKKCLRHVFLFEHLLLFSKLKGSEGGSETFVYKQAFKTADMGLTENIGDSGLCFELWFRRRRAREAYTLQATSPEIKLKWTSSIAQLLWRQAAHNKELRVQQMVSMGIGNKPFLDIKALGERTLSALLTGRAARTRASVAVSSFEHAGPSLPGLSPGACSLPARVEEEAWDLDVKQISLAPETLDSSGDVSPGPRHSPSVQPPHPGSSTPTLASGGTLGLSWQSHARALSDPTTPL
- the Arhgef40 gene encoding rho guanine nucleotide exchange factor 40 isoform X2; the encoded protein is MRTDLPGTTIFHPSPQPREAGPPIRPWGTSHSCGWARARSMVEEEPEPVEDCVQSTLAALYPPFEATAPTLLGQVFQVVERTYREDALRYTLDFLVPAKHLLAKVQQEACAQYSGFLFFHEGWPLCLHEQVVVQLAALPWQLLRPGDFYLQVVPSAAQSPRLALKCLAPGGGRVQELPVPSEACAYLFTPEWLQGINKDRPTGRLSTCLLSAPSGIQRLPWAELICPRFVQKGGLMVGHRPGTLPPGLPSGPPGLPSPPLSEEVLGTRSPGDGHNAPAEGPEGEYVELLEVTLPARGSPTDAEGSSGPSRTMTVPTRKSAGGKGRHRRHRAWMHQKGLGPRDQDGARPPGEGSSTGSPPGAQAVPEAAVLEGSEPPAEALGEASESCPLQPGEAGGGAGQVAEGPPGTPRRTGKGNRRKKRAAGRGALIRGGDSAPFSPEDKEETRHQEALVNLPSPNKHELPEGSLVKENESSEKPESEPKQELILSEEKEPGSLEACGPSEEGAREREPQEGSRLACTAGSAGPEALLSDPPTQPLETVQEVKGDSTPEEAPPASTSDSPDVAWDLMASGFFVLTGGVDQSGRALLTITPPCTPEEPPPSQDTLNAALHYLHALLRPDLQLLGLSVLLDLRKAPPLPPALMPVLSQLQDSGDPPLIQRLLILVHGAPRTELCGFQGAELLSENDLKRVAKPEELQWNLGGHRDPSPSHWVEIHQEVARLCSLCRGVLGSVRQAIEELEGAAEPEGEEVGGMPEPLQKVLADPRLTALQRDGGAILMRLRSTHSSKLEGPGPAMLYQEVDEAIHQLVRLSNLHVQQQEQRQRLHQLQQVLQWLSGPGEEQLASFTVLGESLSTLQETELRFRAFSTEVQERLAQAREALALEEDTVSQKAVDVFEQRLEQVESGLHRALRLQRFFQQAHEWVDEGFARLAVAGLGREAVLAALALRRAPEPSAGTFQEMRALALDLGSPAALREWGHCRARCQELERRIQQQLGEEASPRGHRRQRTDSASSAGTQWGSHSPSPSLSSLLLPTSPGPWAAPSHCSLAPCGEDYEDEGPELAPEANGRPPRTVLIRGLEVTSTEVVDRTCSPREHVLLGRAGGPDGPWGIGTPQMERKRSISAQQRLVSELIACEQEYVTILSEPAPPPGPELTPELRGTWAAALSARERLRSFHRTHFLRELQGCATHPLRIGACFLRHGDQFNLYAQFVKHRHKLENGLAVLSPPAKGSMEGGPCLPRALQQPLEQLAHYGRFLEELLREAGPELSSERQALAAAIQLLREQEARGRDLLAVEAVRGCEIDLKEQGQLLHRDPFTVICGRKKCLRHVFLFEHLLLFSKLKGSEGGSETFVYKQAFKTADMGLTENIGDSGLCFELWFRRRRAREAYTLQATSPEIKLKWTSSIAQLLWRQAAHNKELRVQQMVSMGIGNKPFLDIKALGERTLSALLTGRAARTRASVAVSSFEHAGPSLPGLSPGACSLPARVEEEAWDLDVKQISLAPETLDSSGDVSPGPRHSPSVQPPHPGSSTPTLASGGTLGLSWQSHARALSDPTTPL